In the genome of Coregonus clupeaformis isolate EN_2021a chromosome 11, ASM2061545v1, whole genome shotgun sequence, one region contains:
- the LOC121576465 gene encoding vascular cell adhesion protein 1 isoform X2 translates to MDMKKMLLLQLCALFHVTVGSQIEEVAISPPGKEVFVLAGSAFQFTCACVGSCKTPQFRWTRASTDSDGTLTKNGTLKLSNVTLEDEGPYTCEAKCDGSSEKKRTTVKMTVYAFSQPVLVMPIILMENVASDVTCSVDAFDHVDHVHINWYLGSELLKNESQQPLDAAKVTDTLTLTPLRAHTGKKLTCEVKADMNNNSKQSFSYLDIHYAPKVNISASSSGMEEEEVVMSCTGDGHPAPTIEWEKKGEIWPKNLHRHTQGIVTGRLHRSNQGVYQCVAKNMVSEAKEEMKLEVQYGPANTSIQAFSLQAMSYGVQLNLTCLSDMQPKAKQYVWTRIPAETKSTQLVAAVTGSLVSGITGGIVAGFMLAKWLE, encoded by the exons ATGGATATGAAAAAAATGCTACTTCTGCAACTGTGTGCCTTATTCCATGTCACAG TCGGTAGTCAGATCGAAGAAGTAGCCATTTCACCTCCTGGGAAAGAGGTATTTGTGCTGGCAGGTTCAGCCTTCCAGTTCACCTGTGCTTGCGTGGGTAGTTGTAAAACACCACAGTTCAGGTGGACAAGAGCTAGTACTGACTCTGATGGTACGCTAACCAAAAACGGCACTCTCAAATTATCCAACGTGACGCTTGAGGATGAGGGCCCATACACCTGCGAAGCAAAGTGCGATGGCAGTTCAGAGAAAAAACGAACAACTGTCAAGATGACTGTTTATG CTTTTAGTCAACCTGTGTTGGTGATGCCAATTATTTTGATGGAAAATGTGGCTTCTGATGTAACATGCAGTGTTGATGCATTTGACCACGTTGACCATGTCCACATAAACTGGTATCTAGGAAGTGAGCTTCTTAAAAATGAAAGCCAGCAGCCATTGGATGCAGCTAAGGTGACAGACACACTGACTCTTACTCCCCTGAGGGCCCATACTGGGAAGAAACTGACCTGTGAAGTGAAAGCAGACATGAACAACAACTCAAAACAGAGTTTTTCCTATCTAGACATACACT ATGCACCCAAGGTCAACATCAGTGCTTCCTCGTCTGGGATGGAAGAGGAGGAAGTGGTGATGAGCTGCACAGGTGACGGTCACCCTGCCCCCACCATTGAGTGGGAGAAAAAAGGGGAAATCTGGCCCAAGAATCTTCATCGACACACACAAGGAATCGTCACGGGCCGGCTTCACCGCAGCAACCAAGGGGTTTACCAGTGTGTGGCCAAGAATATGGTGTCCGAGGCAAAGGAAGAGATGAAACTGGAGGTACAAT ATGGACCAGCAAACACAAGTATCCAGGCCTTCTCACTGCAGGCCATGTCCTATGGGGTTCAGCTGAACCTTACCTGCTTGTCAGACATGCAACCCAAAGCCAAGCAGTACGTCTGGACCAGGATCCCAG CGGAGACCAAGTCTACTCAGTTGGTGGCTGCAGTGACTGGCAGTCTTGTCAGTGGAATCACAGGAGGGATCGTGGCAGGATTCATGTTAGCTAAATGGCTCGAGTGA
- the LOC121576465 gene encoding vascular cell adhesion protein 1 isoform X1 codes for MDMKKMLLLQLCALFHVTVGSQIEEVAISPPGKEVFVLAGSAFQFTCACVGSCKTPQFRWTRASTDSDGTLTKNGTLKLSNVTLEDEGPYTCEAKCDGSSEKKRTTVKMTVYAFSQPVLVMPIILMENVASDVTCSVDAFDHVDHVHINWYLGSELLKNESQQPLDAAKVTDTLTLTPLRAHTGKKLTCEVKADMNNNSKQSFSYLDIHYAPKVNISASSSGMEEEEVVMSCTGDGHPAPTIEWEKKGEIWPKNLHRHTQGIVTGRLHRSNQGVYQCVAKNMVSEAKEEMKLEVQYGPANTSIQAFSLQAMSYGVQLNLTCLSDMQPKAKQYVWTRIPGMALPKEAVVTNSHLIIENFQEHHQGIYECRVIHHSGNTERAFFTASVQAETKSTQLVAAVTGSLVSGITGGIVAGFMLAKWLE; via the exons ATGGATATGAAAAAAATGCTACTTCTGCAACTGTGTGCCTTATTCCATGTCACAG TCGGTAGTCAGATCGAAGAAGTAGCCATTTCACCTCCTGGGAAAGAGGTATTTGTGCTGGCAGGTTCAGCCTTCCAGTTCACCTGTGCTTGCGTGGGTAGTTGTAAAACACCACAGTTCAGGTGGACAAGAGCTAGTACTGACTCTGATGGTACGCTAACCAAAAACGGCACTCTCAAATTATCCAACGTGACGCTTGAGGATGAGGGCCCATACACCTGCGAAGCAAAGTGCGATGGCAGTTCAGAGAAAAAACGAACAACTGTCAAGATGACTGTTTATG CTTTTAGTCAACCTGTGTTGGTGATGCCAATTATTTTGATGGAAAATGTGGCTTCTGATGTAACATGCAGTGTTGATGCATTTGACCACGTTGACCATGTCCACATAAACTGGTATCTAGGAAGTGAGCTTCTTAAAAATGAAAGCCAGCAGCCATTGGATGCAGCTAAGGTGACAGACACACTGACTCTTACTCCCCTGAGGGCCCATACTGGGAAGAAACTGACCTGTGAAGTGAAAGCAGACATGAACAACAACTCAAAACAGAGTTTTTCCTATCTAGACATACACT ATGCACCCAAGGTCAACATCAGTGCTTCCTCGTCTGGGATGGAAGAGGAGGAAGTGGTGATGAGCTGCACAGGTGACGGTCACCCTGCCCCCACCATTGAGTGGGAGAAAAAAGGGGAAATCTGGCCCAAGAATCTTCATCGACACACACAAGGAATCGTCACGGGCCGGCTTCACCGCAGCAACCAAGGGGTTTACCAGTGTGTGGCCAAGAATATGGTGTCCGAGGCAAAGGAAGAGATGAAACTGGAGGTACAAT ATGGACCAGCAAACACAAGTATCCAGGCCTTCTCACTGCAGGCCATGTCCTATGGGGTTCAGCTGAACCTTACCTGCTTGTCAGACATGCAACCCAAAGCCAAGCAGTACGTCTGGACCAGGATCCCAGGTATGGCCCTACCCAAGGAGGCCGTGGTTACAAACAGCCATTTAATCATAGAGAACTTCCAAGAGCACCACCAAGGCATCTATGAGTGTAGAGTGATTCACCACAGTGGGAATACAGAGAGAGCATTCTTTACCGCCTCTGTACAAG CGGAGACCAAGTCTACTCAGTTGGTGGCTGCAGTGACTGGCAGTCTTGTCAGTGGAATCACAGGAGGGATCGTGGCAGGATTCATGTTAGCTAAATGGCTCGAGTGA
- the LOC121576466 gene encoding probable G-protein coupled receptor 88, whose amino-acid sequence MKTIFYSSNMTNDSAQLTDCDVGHNAKISLAALYSLICLFGTILNLLVVYLVVTFKKLRTASNAFIVNGCIADLLVCAFWMPHEAVEISSGSPFPAEYQAFKDALLFLGITVSLLSHSLIAVNRYVLITKSPATYLLIYQKIHTEWMIIASWLSALGFLLPWITSSRYPQEGCSYLPASAASLLKGGKPILSDPFEASTLVLNIIGQTMVVLYCYFKIFRRVQISVKRVSILHFPIVNNLPYSLPRKDKRLGFYVLAVCFIFILTTEPLFWVLLTALFTTVPLEFRTCSWMIFCTIFVTNPFLYTWKNEEFRKSFRSMLKGELWRGSAVGVEPITINTISHLLPRHNSRRAFLAEMN is encoded by the coding sequence ATGAAAACCATTTTTTATTCTTCAAACATGACAAACGACTCGGCTCAACTGACAGACTGCGATGTGGGACACAATGCCAAAATCAGCCTTGCGGCACTCTATTCTCTCATTTGCCTGTTTGGGACTATTTTAAACCTTTTAGTTGTCTACCTTGTCGTGACATTTAAAAAACTTCGGACGGCTAGCAATGCGTTCATTGTGAATGGCTGTATAGCCGACCTGTTGGTGTGCGCGTTTTGGATGCCGCACGAGGCAGTGGAGATTTCTTCTGGTAGTCCTTTCCCGGCTGAGTACCAAGCCTTCAAAGATGCGCTCCTATTCCTCGGTAttactgtctctcttctctcccattCCCTAATAGCCGTCAACCGATACGTGTTGATTACCAAATCACCAGCGACCTATCTGTTAATCTACCAAAAAATACACACAGAATGGATGATAATTGCGTCGTGGCTTTCGGCGCTGGGATTTCTTCTACCCTGGATCACGTCTTCGCGGTACCCACAGGAAGGATGCTCATATCTCCCGGCTTCCGCAGCATCACTGCTCAAAGGAGGGAAACCCATTCTCTCTGACCCTTTTGAAGCTAGTACCCTCGTGTTGAATATTATTGGTCAGACAATGGttgttttgtattgctatttCAAAATATTTCGAAGGGTGCAGATCAGTGTGAAGAGGGTCAGCATATTACATTTTCCTATCGTGAATAATCTTCCCTATTCGCTCCCCAGAAAGGACAAACGTTTGGGGTTCTACGTGTTGGCAGTGTGTTTCATATTCATCCTCACTACAGAGCCCCTTTTCTGGGTGTTATTAACAGCACTTTTTACCACGGTGCCATTGGAATTTAGGACTTGTTCATGGATGATTTTCTGCACTATCTTTGTTACAAACCCATTTCTCTACACGTGGAAGAACGAGGAGTTTAGAAAATCTTTCAGATCCATGCTCAAGGGAGAACTTTGGAGAGGGTCTGCAGTTGGGGTTGAGCCCATTACAATTAATACAATATCTCACCTTCTCCCAAGACATAATAGTCGAAGGGCATTTTTGGCCGAGATGAATTGA